The DNA window CTTTTTAATATTacctatatataattaaaatgtttagtttaatttcattttaaatagattgaatgttataaaatttattttgtatgtttctTCTTGCCCTCCCTACAAATACGAACACTCCATTCCTTCTTTCATCACCACTTCCTACTTTCATATCTCtctcttaacaaaaaaaaaaatgtcttcgGGAATAGGCCTCTTTGTTCTACCAGATGACTCCTCCTCCACCTTGCTCAGCATCCAACTTTTCCTCTTTCTCGCTATCTTAACCGCTGTTTTCAGATTCTGGCTAGTCCCGGGTGGTCTTGCATGGGCTCTTTCCAAAGCAAAAACCGGTGCCCCCATTCCCGGACCATCTGGATTTCCCCTTATCGGACTCATTTTCACTTTCATGAGTTCTTTGACTCATAGAAAACTTGCAAACCTTTCTCAGACCTTAAAGGCAGGTCCACTAATGGCCTTTTCGGTTGGGTTCACCCGTTTCGTTATTTCAAGTGATCCGGGTTCGGCTAAGGACATTCTCAGTAGTTCTGCCTTCGCTGATCGTCCCATTAAGGAATCCGCTTACGAGCTCTTGTTTAATCGGGCAATGGGATTTGCTCCCTTTGGAGAATACTGGAGAGAGCTAAGAAGGATTTCAGCTACTTACATGTTTAGCCCGAAGAAAATAGCTTGTGCTGAAGGATTCCGTAAGAACATCTGTCATCAGATGATCACACAAGTAAGAatactctttttatttttacttttaaatgatAATGAGTATAAAAGACAATTAGTTATAAATGAGTGTTTCTTTACGCAGGTAAAAACACAAATGGATCTAAAAGGGGATGTTGAGATCAAGCAAGTTCTTCACTATGGTTCATTGAATAACATGATGATGACTGTTTTTGGAAAGTATTATGATTTTGGTGAAAATGGGGACGGTTTGGAATTAGAGGGATTTGTTAGTGAAGGATACAAGTTACTAGGGACATTCAATTGGAGCGATCATTTCCCGATTCTAGGTTGGCTTGATGTTCAAGGTGTGAGAAGGAGAAGTAGGAAACTAGTTTCTAAAGTGGATGGGTTTGTTAGAAAGATCATAGACGATCACAGCATGGTTACTGATCAGGACAATAATCATGGATACTTTGTTGATGTTCTTCTTGATCTTGAGAGAGAGAACAAGATCACCCGATCTGATATGGTCGCTGTTCTATGGgtaatgttttttcttatatcttttcaaaattttctaatttgtaTTTTCTTACTTAGAATCTCTTTCTTGACTTCACTAGCCAACCTTATTATCTACaagatatgaaaaatatgtagaAAGGAAAAATAGTTAGAACATTTTCGTAAATGAATGTacatgttaaattttattaaacaaaaaactaattttatttcatgtGTTACTTTTATCATGTCGGCCCTTAGTTTCCTGTGACTACTTTGTTTctcattttaacaaattattaatttcttgaaaatatttgtattctcatttttaaaagatatttatttccttgcttctatatataagtttttgatttacataataataattgatgatgaaaacatttataaatactCTTTATCAATGAATGCAGGAAATGATCTTCAGAGGAACAGATACTGTTGCAATTCTATTagaatggattctagcaagacTAGTTCTTCATCCAGACATTCAAGCCAAAGCTCTCGCCGAAATTGAAACAACTATTGGCTCTTCAAGGGCGGTAATGGAATCTGATATCCCAAACCTGCCATACCTCCAAGCCATCGTAAAAGAGACTCTAAGAATGCACCCTCCAGGCCCCCTCCTTTCATGGGCTCGTCTTGCAATCCACGACACACATGTTGGGCAGTACTTTGTCCCTGCAGGGACCACGGCCATGGTGAATATGTGGGCCATAGCACATGACAAAGGAATTTGGTCGGAGCCAGAAGAGTTCAGGCCAGAGAGATTCATTGAACAGGATGTGTCTGTCATGGGGTCTGACATGAGGCTCGCCCCTTTTGGTTCAGGAAGGAGGGTATGTCCCGGGAAAACTATGGGTCTAGCTACCGTTCATATTTGGTTGGCTGTGCTTCTTCAGAACTTTGAGTGGACCTCTAAGGATGATGTGGATTTGACTGAGGTTCTCAAGATGTCCATGGAAATGAAGAATCCCTTGGTGTGTAAAGCGGTTGCAAGGGGTGTTTTTTCTTGAGCATAGGCTTGTTGCTCCGTCTGAAGAGAACTACCTAACTATGTTATGTTTGTTGTGTGTCTGTTTGCTGCAGGTCTTGTCGATGTGTGTGTTTGttatatgtttttcaaaaatactAATGTTATGTTGTTGTGTTTGTTTGAATGCTTGTTTCTAACCTTTGTGTTTTCtatgttttcaaaaactatGTTATGTTTTTGTGTTTGTTTAATGCATCAGTTTCTAAGCTTGtgtttttctatgttttttcaatttgtgtggtttgtttttataaaatctcaTATCTGATAACTTTAACTTTATGAGAGGATAAACATAAATCATAATCCGTTTATTAGAAAAACTTGAAATAATacgtataaaattattattttaaaccaaaatGTTCTTGACCTTATCATCACATCTAAACTCGTCTCACTCTACAAAATAGatacataatcaaatattagattcATGTAGAAGTTTGTTACCTTTAATATCGAactaattcttaaattttatgtcatttttcttttctttatgtTTCTTTGGTATTGATAGAAAAAACACTTAGAAGATTATCTTATATTTAGTGGATAAAGAATTTAATTTGgcaattttcatatattattttattccttaattttatttcattagtagttaaatatatttattcaccATCCTACTTAATCAATCTCcctattttgtttatttttgttatttaacacaataattagataaattaattaatcaacccatttattttatttttgttataaatattttgaaggaACTATAAGATGATTTAAAAGTTTATTGTACAGgtgaaacataaaataattataacaactTAATTATCTAACTTCCAAGTTAAGCCTCATATCACACACAtgataatacataaattaatcgatcattcatttttatggtgttataaaatattttgaagaaattctATGGTTATTCAAATGGTTCATTATAAAtcgttatataaaatattttgataacttGATTATCAAACGTTCATATTGAatccaatattttttataaacaagaTATGAATATATACGGACCCTTATGCTTTGTATATATGATGAAAACTTTATAGTTAAAGTGTGAGATGtgtcttataaataattttagaaaaaattcgcattaattatacttttctgataatatcataaatataaaaaaaaaattatttttccttATGAAAATAGAATAGACGATTAGATTGCTCTCACGTTCATAAAGAAAACATTaccttaaatataatttataaagataaagatgGTTCCTCTTTTCTTAAGCATAATTAATGTTCATCAATCcatatcataaatattatttttttatactttataattttaatctttagtTCCGAATATcgcatttaatattaaatatattttaaatttaataaaaatgtgtaTGACATTAATTATGAATCTAAAAACATATCATGATTACCCATGTAATCatgtttaacaataatttattgacaaaaaaatgcattaagattaaattttgtattaaaccacgttaatatttttaacaaaatcattttttaataataattctaacgACAAATACTTGCATTTGACCTAAAttcttattcaattaaaattaattaacaaaaccaTATCATATCATAAATTTAGTGATAAAGAATTTACATGTGGGAAAAATTCtcattcaataatattatttaacaaaatcatatttaatcaCAAATAACAGCAAATTAATGCGaagtttgtatatttaatattgaacaatttcttAAACTTTATGTATCTCTTTATGTTTCTCTtgtattgataaaaataaacttagattttcttatatttaatcgataaagaatttaatttgtcaatttttatatattttattctattcattaattttatttaatgagtAGTCAAATAAGTTGTTCACCATCCTATATAATCAACCtccctatttttattttttatttatgtaaaatattttaaaggaactgtataattgattaaaaagttCATTGTATAgtgaaacataaaataattttaacaaattaattataaaactttaaaattaagtcTTAATATCTTTATGCACATGATATGATCATGTATGCCTCTTATCTAATTAAGTTTAACAtatatctttctttttatttattttactcacataattaataaattaattaatcaatcattTATCTTCATAtgtgttataaattattttgaagagaTGTATGGTTATTCAAATGGTTCATTATAAATagttacataaaatattttgataacttaattatcaaactttcatattaAATCCaatattcttaatattcttTATACACATGATAGGCATATGTATTGCTTCTTATGCTTGTAGGATgaaaactttataattaaaGTGTGATATGGAgtctaacaaataatttttaaagattttttgcATCATTATACTTTTCCGAAAAAcccacaaatattataaaaaaatattttttattattaacctAACAGAAAGACGATTAGATTGCTCTCACGgttcataaagaaaatatgacCTTCAATACTAGTTTATGAAGATAAAGATGGTTTCTCATTCCTTATCATAATTAATGTTCATCAATCccataatcttaaataatctgtctttcctattttataattttaatcttttaattcgAAAAAATATCGTATTTAGTATCAAATATATTcacaaattgaataaaaataggaatgtttattacattaattaagaCCCTAAAAATACAATAGCATGATAACCAATATAAAtcatgtttaataataaatttattgacaaaaACATGAATTATGATTAAAGTTGTATTAAACCACGTTAATTTATACaacaaaatcatgttttaataataattctaaagaGAAATACTTGCATTTGACCTAAAttcttattcaattaaaattaattaacaaaatcatatcTTAACATAAATTTAGTGATAAAGAATTTACATGTGGACAAAATTCTCATTCAATAagaattatttaacaaaatcatactttaataataaatctaacgACAAATTAATGCGAAGTCATAACACACTATTAACTTCTTGAAcatattttcattcttattttcatatatatatatatatatatatatatatatatatatatatatatatatatatatatatatatatatatatatatatatatatatatatatatatatatatatatatatatatatatctttgcTTTTGTATCTATGTTTTTGATTTACTTCATCATTAATGTTTAAGTCTTTCCACCCATAAcactcatattttttatatagagcaatcaatcttcaaatcaaatgataaataaattttaaaaaaaaaagctagTTATTAGTTGTTAATTTTCCATTGATGTTAGTAATATCGCAATGGAAGAAAAAATGGAAGCCGTGAAGGCACAATACAAGTCATTTCATCTTTTTGATGCATCGCATTCTAATTTaggtaatatttttatgttaaattgtttaatatttatatatattaattcgaAGTACAATATTTTTGTCATTAAAACTTGTAAATAGTATTAAGATAATATAGATGAGGAAGAAGACTAAACATGTATTCTGTATAACTATATTCTTGTATTTGATTTGTGTAATGCTTAAAAttgaccttttttttaaaaaaaaaattctctatcGAACTCTTAGATCGAGGTCCGTTAGTACATTACCTTACTCTTGGATCTCGAGTgggatataaattaatttaatatggaatgactaaacttggattAGAAAACAATGAAGATAATTTAATCCAAGAAGTCTTAGTACTTTTCTACTAAGTTAACTATGATTAAtagagttgtatatatattgtattataattGGGTCATGTGTGAGGCCACACtaattgttatattaaataaaatgaaatgataattcattattaatatatgataaattattaatatcaaataatattatttatttatgaattaaagttatatttaattaaacgaatttaattatagaattaaaatttacaaatcttttatttatttataaaataaataatatataattaaatgtgttaattatgtacttaatattttaaagaatatattttttatttatgaaataaattattatatatataatcaaaaagtTAATTTAGAGAAAAGTTATGATTTTTGTATCTTctcttcttaaatattttaagcttatttatatgatagatagataataacatttttagtgtaaaaaataattaatttctaaaagtTATTAACTTAGATATACACTATACATTTCTTTCTCGAAGTTTTTGGGAGAGAACAcaaatattactttatttaaataattatgagttaagactataattaatttacatgaGATAATCTATCTTTTCAACAAAGCAATATTGAGATTgtacgtgtgaaagtgtgaggttacaggatgagaggtcgattgagattgataaTTGGTTTACCAATGAATAAGATGTCAGTGACATTGTAATTGATGGTTAGTTTACTGAGCGATAAGAGGTCGATTAAGGTTGTCTGCTgagagataagagatgtgtgCGTATGTGTGATTGGGATTGACGGTTGATTTGTCAAGAGATAAGAG is part of the Impatiens glandulifera chromosome 1, dImpGla2.1, whole genome shotgun sequence genome and encodes:
- the LOC124936908 gene encoding cytochrome P450 78A5-like, coding for MSSGIGLFVLPDDSSSTLLSIQLFLFLAILTAVFRFWLVPGGLAWALSKAKTGAPIPGPSGFPLIGLIFTFMSSLTHRKLANLSQTLKAGPLMAFSVGFTRFVISSDPGSAKDILSSSAFADRPIKESAYELLFNRAMGFAPFGEYWRELRRISATYMFSPKKIACAEGFRKNICHQMITQVKTQMDLKGDVEIKQVLHYGSLNNMMMTVFGKYYDFGENGDGLELEGFVSEGYKLLGTFNWSDHFPILGWLDVQGVRRRSRKLVSKVDGFVRKIIDDHSMVTDQDNNHGYFVDVLLDLERENKITRSDMVAVLWEMIFRGTDTVAILLEWILARLVLHPDIQAKALAEIETTIGSSRAVMESDIPNLPYLQAIVKETLRMHPPGPLLSWARLAIHDTHVGQYFVPAGTTAMVNMWAIAHDKGIWSEPEEFRPERFIEQDVSVMGSDMRLAPFGSGRRVCPGKTMGLATVHIWLAVLLQNFEWTSKDDVDLTEVLKMSMEMKNPLVCKAVARGVFS